One Prodigiosinella aquatilis DNA window includes the following coding sequences:
- the rimJ gene encoding ribosomal protein S5-alanine N-acetyltransferase: MFGYRPMPDKVRLTTDRLVVRLAYERDAWRLADYYTENRDFLKPWEPVRDASHCYPSGWQARLSVIGDMHKQGTAYYFLLLDQDEKEVCGVANFSNVLHGSFHACYLGYSLGQKWQGQGLMYEALRAALRYMQHQQHMHRIMANYMPHNHRSGDLLTRLGFEKEGYAKHYLLIDGKWQDHVLTALTNHEWTPMR; encoded by the coding sequence ATGTTTGGTTATCGTCCCATGCCGGACAAAGTACGTTTGACGACAGATCGTCTGGTAGTGCGCCTGGCCTATGAGCGTGATGCCTGGCGCCTGGCAGATTATTACACGGAAAATCGTGATTTTTTGAAACCCTGGGAACCGGTGCGTGATGCCAGTCACTGCTACCCTTCCGGTTGGCAAGCGCGGTTAAGTGTCATTGGTGATATGCACAAGCAGGGCACTGCCTACTATTTTTTGCTGCTTGATCAAGATGAAAAAGAGGTGTGTGGCGTCGCCAATTTCAGCAATGTACTGCACGGCTCGTTTCATGCCTGTTATCTGGGGTATTCGCTGGGGCAAAAGTGGCAGGGACAAGGGTTGATGTATGAAGCGCTGCGGGCGGCGCTGCGCTATATGCAACATCAGCAACATATGCACCGTATTATGGCGAACTACATGCCGCACAATCACCGTAGCGGAGACCTGTTGACCCGACTGGGCTTTGAAAAAGAAGGGTACGCCAAACATTATTTGTTAATTGATGGTAAGTGGCAGGATCACGTGCTCACCGCCCTGACTAACCATGAATGGACGCCGATGCGGTGA